Proteins encoded together in one Thermomonospora curvata DSM 43183 window:
- the leuD gene encoding 3-isopropylmalate dehydratase small subunit: MEAFTVHTGRGVPLRRSNVDTDQIIPAVWLKQVSRTGFEKGLFSAWRQDPSFVLNQPQYQGATILIAGPDFGTGSSREHAVWALQQYGFRVVISPRFGDIFRNNATKMGLLPVVLPTETVETLWETVEHDPATEITVDLEARQVRAAGLTAGFDIDDYTRWRLMEGLDDIGLTLRHADEIAAYEQRRASWLPVTL; this comes from the coding sequence ATGGAAGCCTTCACCGTCCACACCGGCCGCGGCGTGCCGCTGCGGCGCAGCAACGTCGACACCGACCAGATCATCCCCGCCGTCTGGCTCAAGCAGGTCAGCCGCACCGGCTTTGAGAAGGGCCTGTTCTCGGCCTGGCGCCAGGACCCGTCCTTCGTGCTGAACCAGCCGCAGTACCAGGGCGCCACCATCCTGATCGCCGGCCCGGACTTCGGCACCGGCTCCTCCCGCGAGCACGCGGTGTGGGCGCTGCAGCAGTACGGCTTCCGCGTGGTGATCTCCCCGCGCTTCGGCGACATCTTCCGCAACAACGCCACCAAGATGGGGCTGCTGCCGGTGGTGCTGCCCACCGAGACCGTCGAGACGCTGTGGGAGACCGTCGAGCACGACCCGGCCACCGAGATCACCGTGGACCTGGAGGCCCGCCAGGTGCGCGCCGCCGGCCTGACCGCCGGCTTCGACATCGACGACTACACCCGCTGGCGGCTGATGGAGGGCCTGGACGACATCGGGCTCACGTTGCGCCACGCCGACGAGATCGCCGCCTACGAGCAGCGCCGCGCCTCCTGGCTGCCGGTCACCCTCTGA
- the leuC gene encoding 3-isopropylmalate dehydratase large subunit, whose amino-acid sequence MGRTLADKVYDAHVVRRAEGEPDLLYIDLHLVHEVTSPQAFDGLRMAGRKVRRPDLTIATEDHNVPTQNLLAPIADPVSRTQVETLRKNAAEFGIRLHPMGDEGQGIVHVIGPQLGLTQPGMTVVCGDSHTSTHGAFGALAFGIGTSEVEHVLATQTLPQIKPKNMAVTVNGTLPVGVTAKDLILAIIAKIGTGGGQGHIIEYRGEAIRGLSMEGRMTVCNMSIEAGARAGMIAPDETTFAYLKGRPHAPKGAEWDKAVEYWKSLRTDDDAVFDKEVVIDASTLTPYVTWGTNPGQGLPLSESVPDPASFEDPIERQAAERALEYMGLTPGTPLRDIKIDTVFVGSCTNGRIEDLRAVAEVLKGRKVADGVRMLIVPGSMKVKAQAQEEGLDEIFKAAGAEWREAGCSMCLAMNPDKLSPGERSASTSNRNFEGRQGPGGRTHLVSPAVAAATAVTGRLTAPADL is encoded by the coding sequence ATGGGCCGGACACTGGCCGACAAGGTCTACGACGCGCACGTCGTGCGGCGTGCCGAGGGCGAGCCGGACCTTCTGTACATCGACCTGCACCTGGTGCACGAGGTCACCAGCCCGCAGGCGTTCGACGGACTGCGCATGGCCGGCCGCAAGGTCCGCCGGCCGGACCTGACCATCGCCACCGAGGACCACAACGTCCCCACCCAGAACCTGCTGGCCCCCATCGCCGACCCGGTCTCGCGCACCCAGGTGGAGACGCTGCGCAAGAACGCCGCCGAGTTCGGCATCCGGCTGCACCCCATGGGCGACGAGGGCCAGGGCATCGTCCACGTCATCGGCCCGCAGCTCGGGCTGACCCAGCCCGGCATGACGGTGGTGTGCGGCGACTCCCACACCTCCACCCACGGCGCCTTCGGCGCGCTGGCCTTCGGCATCGGCACCAGCGAGGTCGAGCACGTCCTGGCCACCCAGACCCTGCCGCAGATCAAGCCCAAGAACATGGCCGTCACGGTCAACGGCACGCTGCCGGTCGGGGTCACCGCCAAGGACCTGATCCTGGCCATCATCGCCAAGATCGGCACCGGCGGCGGCCAGGGCCACATCATCGAGTACCGCGGCGAGGCCATCCGCGGCCTGTCGATGGAGGGCCGCATGACGGTCTGCAACATGTCCATCGAGGCCGGCGCCCGCGCCGGCATGATCGCCCCGGACGAGACCACCTTCGCCTACCTCAAGGGCCGCCCGCACGCCCCCAAGGGCGCCGAGTGGGACAAGGCCGTCGAGTACTGGAAGTCGCTGCGCACCGACGACGACGCGGTCTTCGACAAGGAGGTGGTGATCGACGCCTCCACCCTGACCCCGTACGTCACCTGGGGCACCAACCCCGGCCAGGGGCTGCCGCTGAGCGAGTCGGTGCCCGACCCGGCCTCGTTCGAGGACCCGATCGAGCGGCAGGCCGCCGAGCGCGCCCTGGAGTACATGGGGCTGACCCCCGGCACCCCGCTGCGCGACATCAAGATCGACACCGTGTTCGTCGGCTCGTGCACCAACGGCCGCATCGAGGACCTGCGGGCCGTCGCCGAGGTGCTCAAGGGCCGCAAGGTCGCCGACGGGGTGCGCATGCTCATCGTCCCCGGCTCCATGAAGGTCAAGGCCCAGGCCCAGGAGGAGGGGCTGGATGAGATCTTCAAGGCCGCCGGCGCCGAGTGGCGGGAGGCCGGCTGCTCGATGTGCCTGGCGATGAACCCCGACAAGCTCTCCCCGGGCGAGCGCAGCGCCTCCACCTCCAACCGCAACTTCGAGGGCCGGCAGGGCCCCGGCGGGCGCACCCACCTGGTCTCGCCCGCCGTCGCCGCGGCCACCGCCGTCACCGGCCGCCTGACCGCGCCCGCCGACCTGTGA
- a CDS encoding IclR family transcriptional regulator, producing MDNSSGVGVLDKAVRVLNALEAGPASLASLVQTTGLARPTAHRLAVALEYHRLVHRDAQGRFVLGPRLAELAAAAGEDRLLAVAQPVLTQLRDLTGESVQIFRRQGDVRICVAAAERASGLRDTVPVGSALPMTAGSAAQVLLAWEDPDRLHRALRNAKFEAATLASVRRRGWAQSVGEREPGVGSVSAPIRGAGGRVIAAISVSGPLERLTRSPGRLYAGPVVAAAERITEAMRRSSG from the coding sequence ATGGACAACTCTAGCGGAGTCGGCGTACTCGACAAAGCTGTTCGGGTTCTGAACGCACTGGAGGCCGGCCCCGCCTCGCTGGCCAGCCTGGTGCAGACCACCGGACTGGCCAGGCCGACGGCCCACCGGCTCGCCGTCGCGCTGGAGTATCACCGGCTGGTCCACCGGGACGCCCAGGGGCGTTTCGTCCTCGGTCCCCGCCTGGCGGAGCTGGCCGCGGCGGCGGGCGAGGACCGGCTGCTGGCCGTCGCCCAGCCGGTGCTGACCCAGTTGCGCGACCTGACCGGCGAGAGCGTCCAGATCTTCCGGCGGCAGGGGGACGTGCGCATCTGCGTGGCGGCGGCCGAGCGGGCCAGCGGGCTGCGCGACACCGTCCCGGTGGGCAGCGCGCTGCCGATGACCGCCGGTTCGGCCGCCCAGGTCCTGCTGGCCTGGGAGGATCCCGACCGGCTGCACCGGGCGCTGCGCAACGCCAAGTTCGAGGCGGCCACGCTGGCCTCGGTGCGGCGGCGGGGCTGGGCGCAGAGCGTCGGCGAGCGCGAACCGGGGGTGGGCTCGGTGTCGGCCCCGATCCGGGGCGCGGGCGGCCGGGTGATCGCCGCCATCTCGGTGTCCGGCCCGCTGGAGCGGCTGACCCGCTCCCCTGGACGGCTGTACGCCGGCCCGGTGGTCGCCGCCGCCGAGCGCATCACCGAGGCGATGCGCCGCTCCTCCGGGTGA
- a CDS encoding MerR family transcriptional regulator, translating to MRISELSERSGLPVQTIKFYIREGLLPKGTPCAATRAEYDQAHLERLRLIRALREVGDLPVAAIRRIVEALEDEQVSLHDLFGRTQYALGPHASTAGHDPDLQQARDDVDAFLTELGWQVTEQAPARELLAQTLVALRRLGFATGPDELRPYARAAAALAEHETGRLAEDTPRAQAVRGMLVTTVLYEQVLIALHRLAQEDASARRFSGR from the coding sequence ATGAGGATTTCCGAGCTGAGCGAGCGCAGCGGGCTGCCGGTGCAGACCATCAAGTTCTACATCCGGGAGGGTCTGCTGCCGAAGGGCACGCCGTGCGCCGCCACCCGCGCCGAGTACGACCAGGCGCACCTGGAGCGGCTGCGGCTCATCCGGGCGCTGCGCGAGGTCGGCGACCTGCCGGTGGCGGCGATCCGGCGCATCGTCGAGGCGCTCGAGGACGAGCAGGTCTCCCTGCACGACCTGTTCGGCCGCACCCAGTACGCCCTCGGCCCGCACGCCTCCACCGCCGGCCACGACCCCGACCTGCAGCAGGCCCGAGACGACGTGGACGCCTTCCTTACCGAGCTGGGCTGGCAGGTCACCGAGCAGGCGCCGGCCCGCGAGCTGCTCGCCCAGACCCTGGTGGCGCTGCGCCGCCTGGGCTTTGCGACCGGCCCGGACGAGCTGCGCCCGTATGCGCGGGCCGCCGCGGCGCTGGCCGAGCACGAGACGGGCAGGCTCGCCGAGGACACCCCGCGCGCCCAGGCGGTGCGCGGCATGCTGGTCACGACCGTGCTGTATGAGCAGGTGCTGATCGCCCTGCACCGGCTGGCCCAGGAGGACGCCTCGGCGCGGCGCTTCAGCGGGCGGTGA
- a CDS encoding NUDIX hydrolase — MLDVVAWVHVADRRMLAVRARGRDLLYLPGGKREAGEGDWAALSREVREELAVELDRDSFRPLGVVHAPAHDQPAHTCVRMACFTAGFRGRIGPAGEIDECVYVGADERDLLAPAARAAFDLAASHGLVG; from the coding sequence ATGCTCGATGTCGTGGCCTGGGTGCACGTCGCCGACCGCCGGATGCTCGCCGTGCGGGCCCGCGGCCGTGACCTGCTCTACCTGCCCGGCGGCAAGCGCGAGGCGGGGGAGGGGGACTGGGCGGCGCTGTCGCGGGAGGTGCGCGAGGAGCTGGCCGTGGAGCTGGACCGGGACTCCTTCCGCCCCCTGGGCGTGGTGCACGCCCCCGCCCATGACCAGCCCGCGCACACCTGCGTCCGGATGGCCTGCTTCACCGCCGGCTTCCGGGGCCGCATCGGCCCGGCCGGCGAGATCGACGAGTGCGTGTACGTGGGGGCGGACGAACGGGACCTGCTCGCCCCCGCCGCCCGCGCCGCCTTCGACCTGGCCGCCTCCCACGGCCTGGTGGGCTGA
- a CDS encoding toprim domain-containing protein produces MSTATPVPQAADTLQGVAEQETSRLLTGSRPWTWWLEQAARHGRHGFCNTVLIAAQRPAATDVRSPEEWRAAGRRVKSGERGIRILAPDGRRRAVFDISQTSGPPPRPQQASPQAAVARLRIAADSLGLQVDHDAPVGPDTLTALALRLGHRLLPAHTTSVAYLVLAHLGVPVPPLVYPRVRAWAADAAAVAAAGERILRAARVVTGRLDLVEAARECLAAAHAFFRARAPGSWVPAHLAERGLGPDALERWQIGYAPASWRALTGHLLSSGHRPEAIVAAGLARRGRNGALYDLFRDRAMFAIRDGDGAIAGFIGRLREGAAGPKYLNSPESPLFRKGRLLYGLQEVRGRLEAGARPVLVEGPFDALAVNTASPAHAAVATCGSAVTQAQVRALLKVWPRVSGPPAAGGLRQGADGPGVLVMPDGDAAGRAAALRAWEVLAKVGAPVDAVLLAEGGDPADVLRRRGPAALRGALASAHPLADLAVDAAVARAGGALHSPEDRVAALRAAAAVIAGMAPVHVARQVGRVAARLDLDHATVTSALVEAVTGATEAG; encoded by the coding sequence ATGTCCACGGCGACGCCGGTCCCCCAGGCGGCGGACACGCTGCAAGGCGTCGCCGAGCAGGAGACCTCCCGGCTGCTGACCGGCTCGCGGCCGTGGACATGGTGGCTGGAGCAGGCGGCGCGGCACGGCCGCCACGGCTTTTGCAACACGGTGCTGATCGCGGCGCAGCGGCCCGCGGCCACCGACGTCCGTTCCCCTGAGGAGTGGCGGGCGGCCGGGCGGCGGGTGAAAAGCGGCGAACGCGGGATCAGGATCCTTGCGCCGGACGGACGCCGCCGGGCGGTGTTCGACATCTCCCAGACCAGCGGGCCCCCGCCACGGCCGCAACAGGCTTCGCCGCAGGCGGCCGTGGCGCGGCTGCGGATCGCGGCCGACAGCCTCGGCCTGCAGGTCGACCACGACGCGCCCGTCGGGCCCGACACGCTGACCGCGCTCGCCCTGCGGCTGGGCCACCGGCTGCTGCCCGCGCACACCACGTCGGTGGCGTACCTGGTGCTGGCGCACCTGGGCGTGCCGGTTCCGCCTCTGGTCTACCCCCGCGTGCGCGCCTGGGCCGCAGACGCCGCCGCGGTCGCGGCCGCCGGTGAGCGCATCCTGCGGGCGGCACGGGTCGTGACCGGCAGGCTCGACCTGGTCGAGGCCGCCCGCGAGTGCCTGGCCGCCGCGCACGCGTTCTTCCGCGCCCGGGCCCCCGGCAGCTGGGTGCCCGCTCACCTGGCGGAACGGGGATTGGGGCCGGACGCCCTGGAGCGGTGGCAGATCGGGTACGCGCCCGCTTCGTGGCGGGCGCTCACCGGCCACCTGCTGAGCTCGGGCCACCGCCCGGAGGCGATCGTCGCCGCCGGGCTGGCCCGGCGGGGGCGGAACGGCGCGCTGTATGACCTCTTCCGCGACCGGGCCATGTTCGCCATCCGGGACGGGGACGGCGCCATCGCCGGTTTCATCGGGCGGCTGCGCGAAGGGGCGGCCGGGCCGAAGTACCTCAACAGCCCCGAGTCGCCGCTCTTCCGCAAGGGCCGGCTGCTGTACGGGCTGCAGGAGGTCCGCGGCCGGCTGGAGGCGGGCGCCCGGCCGGTGCTGGTGGAAGGGCCGTTCGACGCCCTGGCCGTCAACACCGCCTCACCCGCCCATGCCGCCGTCGCCACCTGCGGGTCGGCCGTGACGCAGGCCCAGGTGCGCGCCCTGCTGAAGGTCTGGCCGAGAGTGTCCGGTCCCCCTGCCGCCGGGGGCCTGCGGCAGGGGGCGGACGGTCCGGGGGTGCTGGTGATGCCGGACGGCGATGCGGCCGGGCGGGCCGCCGCGCTGCGGGCCTGGGAGGTGCTCGCGAAGGTGGGCGCGCCGGTGGATGCGGTGCTGCTCGCCGAGGGCGGCGATCCGGCCGACGTGCTGCGGCGGCGGGGGCCGGCGGCGCTGCGGGGCGCACTGGCGTCCGCGCATCCGCTGGCCGACCTGGCGGTGGATGCGGCCGTGGCGCGGGCGGGCGGGGCGCTGCACTCCCCCGAGGACCGGGTGGCGGCGCTGCGGGCGGCCGCCGCGGTGATCGCCGGGATGGCGCCCGTCCACGTGGCCCGGCAGGTCGGCCGGGTGGCGGCCCGGCTGGACCTCGACCACGCCACCGTCACCTCGGCCCTGGTCGAGGCCGTCACCGGTGCAACGGAAGCGGGGTGA
- the dmpG gene encoding 4-hydroxy-2-oxovalerate aldolase, whose amino-acid sequence MTPYSDTLDIRVTDSSLRDGSHAKRHQFTVDHVTSVVAALDEAGVPVIEVAHGDGLGGSSFTYGFSKTPEQELIKAAVKTATRAKIAFLMLPGVGVKDDIREAADNGAQICRIATHCTEADVSVQHFGLARDLGLETVGFLMMAHSQPPEVLAKQARIMADAGCQCVYVVDSAGALILEETSDRIAALVAELGDDAQVGFHGHENLGLGVANSIAAVRAGAKQIDGSVRRLGAGAGNTPLEAFIAVCDKLGIRTGVDVFKIVDAAEDVVRPVMDSECLLGRMEIMMGYAGVYSSFLKHADRLAERYGVSGAQILVRAGERKLVGGQEDQLIDIAIELAKEQAAQ is encoded by the coding sequence ATGACGCCTTACTCCGACACCCTCGACATCCGCGTCACCGACTCCTCGCTGCGCGACGGCTCGCACGCCAAGCGCCACCAGTTCACCGTCGACCACGTCACCTCGGTGGTGGCCGCCCTGGACGAGGCGGGCGTGCCGGTCATCGAGGTCGCCCACGGGGACGGGCTGGGCGGCTCGTCCTTCACCTACGGGTTCTCCAAGACCCCCGAGCAGGAGCTGATCAAGGCCGCGGTCAAGACCGCCACCCGCGCCAAGATCGCCTTCCTGATGCTGCCGGGGGTGGGCGTCAAGGACGACATCCGCGAGGCCGCCGACAACGGCGCCCAGATCTGCCGCATCGCCACCCACTGCACCGAGGCCGATGTGTCGGTGCAGCACTTCGGGCTGGCCCGCGACCTGGGGCTGGAGACCGTGGGCTTCCTCATGATGGCCCACTCCCAGCCGCCGGAGGTGCTGGCCAAGCAGGCCCGGATCATGGCGGACGCCGGCTGCCAGTGCGTGTACGTGGTGGACTCGGCGGGCGCGCTGATCCTGGAGGAGACCTCCGACCGCATCGCCGCGCTGGTCGCCGAGCTGGGCGACGACGCCCAGGTCGGCTTCCACGGCCACGAGAACCTGGGGCTGGGCGTGGCCAACAGCATCGCCGCGGTGCGCGCCGGCGCCAAGCAGATCGACGGCTCGGTCCGCCGGCTGGGCGCCGGGGCGGGCAACACCCCGCTGGAGGCGTTCATCGCGGTCTGCGACAAGCTCGGCATCCGCACCGGCGTGGACGTGTTCAAGATCGTGGACGCCGCCGAGGACGTGGTCCGCCCCGTGATGGACTCCGAGTGCCTGCTGGGCCGGATGGAGATCATGATGGGGTACGCCGGGGTCTACTCCAGCTTCCTCAAGCACGCCGACCGCCTCGCCGAGCGCTATGGCGTCTCCGGCGCCCAGATCCTGGTGCGCGCCGGGGAGCGCAAGCTGGTCGGCGGCCAGGAGGACCAGCTCATCGACATCGCCATCGAACTGGCCAAGGAGCAGGCGGCCCAGTGA
- a CDS encoding acetaldehyde dehydrogenase (acetylating): MAATAAIVGPGNIGTDLLYKLLRSEHIEPRYMVGIDPDSEGLKRAAKLGLETSHEGIDWLLSRPEKPDLVFEATSAYVHRAAAPRYKEAGIRAIDLTPAAIGPGVVPPANLREHLDADNVNLVTCGGQATIPMVYAVSRVVPVEYAEIVASVASVSAGPGTRANIDEFTKTTARAIETIGGARRGKAIIILNPAEPPVIMRDTVFCSIPPDADRDKIAESILEVRAQVAEYVPGYRLRAEPQFDDPSPVSGGMARVAIFLEVEGAGDFLPPYAGNLDIMTAAATKVGEVLAQEITGSD; the protein is encoded by the coding sequence ATGGCGGCGACCGCCGCGATCGTCGGGCCGGGCAACATCGGCACCGACCTGCTGTACAAGCTGCTGCGCAGCGAGCACATCGAACCGCGCTACATGGTGGGGATCGACCCCGACAGCGAGGGGCTGAAACGGGCCGCCAAGCTGGGGTTGGAGACCAGCCACGAGGGCATCGACTGGCTGCTGTCCCGTCCCGAAAAGCCCGACCTGGTGTTCGAGGCGACCTCGGCCTATGTGCACCGGGCCGCCGCGCCCCGCTACAAGGAGGCCGGCATCCGGGCCATCGACTTGACCCCCGCCGCGATCGGGCCCGGCGTGGTGCCGCCGGCCAATCTGCGCGAGCACCTGGACGCCGACAACGTCAATTTGGTCACCTGCGGCGGCCAGGCCACCATCCCCATGGTGTACGCGGTCTCCCGGGTGGTGCCGGTGGAGTACGCCGAGATCGTCGCCTCGGTGGCGTCGGTGTCGGCCGGCCCGGGCACCCGCGCCAACATCGACGAGTTCACCAAGACCACCGCCCGCGCCATCGAGACCATCGGCGGCGCCCGCCGCGGCAAGGCCATCATCATCCTCAACCCGGCCGAACCGCCGGTGATCATGCGGGACACGGTGTTCTGCTCGATCCCGCCCGACGCCGACCGCGACAAGATCGCCGAGTCCATCCTGGAGGTGCGGGCCCAGGTCGCCGAGTACGTGCCCGGCTACCGGCTGCGGGCCGAGCCCCAGTTCGACGACCCCAGCCCCGTCAGCGGCGGGATGGCCCGCGTGGCGATCTTCCTGGAGGTGGAGGGCGCGGGCGACTTCCTGCCCCCCTACGCCGGCAACCTCGACATCATGACCGCCGCCGCCACCAAGGTCGGTGAGGTCCTCGCCCAGGAGATCACCGGGAGCGACTGA
- a CDS encoding 2-keto-4-pentenoate hydratase, whose protein sequence is MLTEEQRREAAGRLRDAELQRAPIPPLTESYPGIDAVDAYEIQLINIRRRLAEGAVVKGHKVGLSSKAMQQMMGVDEPDYGHLLGDMELRSDEPVEVARYCYPRVEVEVGFILGADLPGETCTEADVLAATERVVPALELIDSRIIDWKIALADTIADNASSAGYVIGEGVSPQGLDLTAIEAALYRDGEFVVSGRSDAVLGNPVTSVAWLARKVASFGVRLQAGHLVLPGSCTRAIDVAAGQTFTAEFSGLGAVSLTFK, encoded by the coding sequence ATGCTGACCGAGGAACAGCGCCGCGAGGCCGCCGGCCGGCTGCGCGACGCCGAGCTGCAGAGGGCGCCGATCCCGCCGCTCACCGAGAGCTACCCGGGCATCGACGCCGTCGATGCCTACGAGATTCAGCTCATCAACATCCGCCGTCGCCTGGCCGAGGGCGCCGTGGTCAAAGGCCACAAGGTCGGCCTGTCGTCCAAGGCGATGCAGCAGATGATGGGCGTGGACGAGCCCGACTACGGCCACCTGCTGGGCGATATGGAGCTGCGCTCCGATGAGCCGGTCGAAGTCGCCCGGTACTGCTACCCGCGCGTGGAGGTGGAGGTCGGCTTCATACTCGGCGCCGACCTGCCCGGCGAGACCTGCACCGAGGCCGACGTGCTGGCCGCCACCGAACGGGTGGTGCCGGCGCTGGAGCTGATCGACAGCCGGATCATCGACTGGAAGATCGCGCTGGCCGACACCATCGCCGACAACGCCTCCTCGGCCGGCTATGTGATCGGGGAGGGCGTCTCCCCCCAAGGACTGGACCTGACCGCGATCGAGGCCGCCTTGTACCGCGACGGGGAGTTCGTGGTCTCCGGCCGTTCGGACGCGGTGCTGGGCAACCCGGTGACCAGCGTGGCCTGGCTGGCCCGCAAGGTCGCCTCCTTCGGCGTGCGGCTGCAGGCCGGGCACCTGGTGCTGCCCGGCTCGTGCACCCGCGCCATCGACGTGGCCGCGGGCCAGACCTTCACCGCCGAGTTCAGCGGACTGGGCGCTGTGTCCCTGACCTTCAAGTGA
- a CDS encoding SDR family oxidoreductase, with protein MICKGRVVVVTGAGRGLGRAHALEFARQGAKVVVNDLGVNRDGTGQADQGPAQQVVEEIRALGGEAVADGHDIATDEGAAALIRTAIDTFGGLDVLVNNAGFLRDRMLINTSEEEWDAVIRVHLKGHFLPLKHAGTYWRSRAKAGEPVDARVINTSSGAGLLGSVGQGNYSAAKAGIVGLTLVAAAELGRYGVTVNAIAPAARTRMTEQVFAATMAAPTDGGFDAMAPENVSPLVVWLGSAESKNVTGRVFEVEGGKVCVMEGFRHGPMVDKGARWDPAELGPVVADLLAKAQTPEPVYGA; from the coding sequence ATGATCTGCAAGGGACGCGTCGTCGTCGTCACCGGCGCCGGACGCGGCCTGGGCCGCGCCCACGCCCTGGAGTTCGCCCGCCAGGGCGCCAAGGTCGTGGTCAACGACCTGGGGGTGAACCGGGACGGCACCGGGCAGGCCGACCAGGGCCCCGCCCAGCAGGTGGTCGAGGAGATCCGGGCGCTCGGCGGGGAGGCGGTGGCCGACGGGCACGACATCGCCACCGACGAGGGCGCCGCCGCGTTGATCCGCACCGCCATCGACACCTTCGGCGGGCTGGACGTGCTGGTCAACAACGCCGGTTTCCTGCGCGACCGGATGCTGATCAACACCAGTGAAGAGGAGTGGGACGCGGTGATCCGCGTCCACCTCAAGGGCCACTTCCTGCCGCTCAAGCACGCCGGGACCTACTGGCGTTCCCGCGCCAAGGCCGGCGAGCCGGTGGACGCCCGCGTCATCAACACCTCCTCGGGGGCGGGGCTGCTGGGCAGCGTCGGCCAGGGCAACTACTCGGCCGCCAAGGCCGGCATCGTCGGGTTGACCTTGGTGGCCGCGGCCGAGCTGGGCCGCTATGGGGTGACGGTGAACGCCATCGCCCCGGCCGCCCGCACCCGCATGACCGAGCAGGTGTTCGCCGCCACCATGGCCGCCCCCACCGACGGCGGTTTCGACGCGATGGCCCCGGAGAACGTCTCCCCGCTGGTGGTGTGGCTGGGCTCGGCCGAGTCCAAGAACGTCACCGGGCGGGTCTTCGAGGTCGAGGGCGGCAAGGTCTGCGTCATGGAGGGCTTCCGGCACGGCCCCATGGTGGACAAGGGCGCCCGCTGGGACCCGGCCGAACTCGGCCCGGTCGTGGCCGATCTGCTGGCCAAGGCGCAGACCCCCGAGCCGGTCTACGGAGCCTGA
- a CDS encoding acetyl-CoA C-acetyltransferase, with amino-acid sequence MAEAYIIDAVRTPVGRRGGGLSGVHPADLGAHVLKALMERTGVDPAAVEDVVFGCVDTIGPQAGDIARTCWLAAGLPEHVPGVTVDRQCGSSQQAVHFAAQAVLSGTQDLVVAGGVQNMSQIPIGSAMTAAAPLGFTEGPFVGSKGWVARYGDGEVSQFAGAEQIAREWGITREQMEEFAYQSHQRAIAAIDGGHFVKEIAPLEGVSEDEGPRRDTSLEKMAALKPLTEGGLLTAAVSSQISDGAAALLIASERAVRDHGLTPRARIHHISARGEDPIRMLSAPIPATAYALEKTGMTIDQIDAVEINEAFASVVLAWLQDTGADPAKVNPNGGAIALGHPLGATGARLMTTLLHHLERTGGRYGLQTMCEGGGQANVTIIERL; translated from the coding sequence ATGGCTGAGGCCTACATCATCGACGCCGTCCGCACCCCGGTGGGGCGGCGCGGCGGCGGACTGTCGGGCGTGCACCCGGCGGACCTGGGCGCCCACGTGTTGAAGGCGCTGATGGAGCGCACCGGGGTGGACCCGGCCGCCGTGGAGGACGTGGTGTTCGGCTGCGTGGACACCATCGGCCCGCAGGCCGGCGACATCGCCCGCACCTGCTGGCTGGCGGCGGGCCTGCCCGAGCACGTGCCCGGGGTGACCGTGGACCGCCAGTGCGGCTCCTCCCAGCAGGCGGTGCACTTCGCCGCCCAGGCGGTGCTGTCGGGCACCCAGGACCTGGTGGTGGCCGGCGGCGTGCAGAACATGTCGCAGATCCCGATCGGCTCGGCGATGACCGCCGCCGCCCCCCTCGGCTTCACCGAGGGCCCGTTCGTCGGCTCCAAGGGCTGGGTGGCCCGCTACGGCGACGGGGAGGTCTCCCAGTTCGCCGGGGCCGAGCAGATCGCCCGCGAGTGGGGCATCACCCGCGAGCAGATGGAGGAGTTCGCCTACCAGTCCCACCAGCGCGCCATCGCCGCCATCGACGGCGGTCACTTCGTCAAGGAGATCGCCCCGCTGGAGGGGGTGAGCGAGGACGAGGGCCCGCGCCGCGACACCTCGCTGGAGAAGATGGCCGCGCTCAAGCCGCTCACCGAGGGCGGGCTGCTCACCGCCGCGGTGTCCTCGCAGATCTCCGACGGCGCGGCGGCGCTGCTGATCGCCTCCGAGCGGGCGGTGCGCGACCACGGCCTGACCCCGCGGGCCCGCATCCACCACATCTCCGCCCGCGGCGAGGACCCGATCCGGATGCTGTCGGCGCCCATCCCCGCCACCGCGTACGCCCTGGAAAAGACCGGCATGACGATCGACCAGATCGACGCGGTGGAGATCAACGAGGCGTTCGCCAGCGTGGTGCTGGCCTGGCTGCAGGACACCGGCGCCGACCCGGCCAAGGTCAACCCCAACGGCGGCGCGATCGCGCTGGGCCACCCGCTGGGCGCCACCGGGGCCCGCCTGATGACCACGCTGCTGCACCACCTGGAGCGCACCGGCGGCCGCTACGGGCTGCAGACCATGTGCGAGGGCGGCGGCCAGGCCAACGTCACCATCATCGAGCGACTGTGA